A part of Paenibacillus donghaensis genomic DNA contains:
- a CDS encoding helix-turn-helix domain-containing protein, translating to MLHASPSSFVILPALAKIVCEPGWKWQKREKPLQNYDLFYVWSGEGTVVRNGVPFEVGKGSCFLFRPGDHTSALHNPQKPLVLTYIHFDVSEEVTDIPQPYRQLNETVEFEHLLARYVRLFLVKTFAAEAEGQLILKQLMIHLLREDRVLPVERNVSNHLAEIIHEVANYVSQHPGASHRVEDLAARAGLSPRYFSIKFKEITGSSVQSYVIHARIERAQHLLLYAGMNVTEVADALGYRDIFFFSRQFKQHTGKSPSEIR from the coding sequence ATGCTGCACGCATCGCCGTCCTCTTTTGTAATCCTGCCTGCCTTGGCGAAAATTGTATGTGAACCGGGCTGGAAATGGCAGAAAAGAGAGAAGCCGCTGCAAAATTATGATCTATTCTATGTGTGGAGCGGGGAAGGCACGGTTGTGCGCAATGGGGTGCCGTTTGAGGTAGGTAAAGGAAGCTGCTTCCTGTTCCGTCCGGGAGACCATACCAGCGCGCTACATAATCCACAGAAACCGCTTGTGCTTACATATATCCACTTCGACGTCAGCGAAGAGGTGACGGATATTCCGCAGCCCTACCGCCAGCTGAATGAAACGGTGGAATTTGAACATCTGCTGGCCCGTTACGTCCGGCTCTTCCTTGTGAAGACGTTCGCTGCGGAAGCGGAGGGCCAGCTGATCCTGAAGCAGCTGATGATCCATCTGCTGCGGGAGGACCGCGTGCTGCCGGTGGAACGCAATGTCAGCAATCATCTGGCCGAGATTATCCACGAGGTGGCCAACTATGTCAGCCAGCATCCCGGAGCTTCGCATCGGGTGGAGGATCTGGCGGCACGGGCAGGGCTGTCACCGCGTTATTTCTCGATCAAGTTCAAGGAAATTACCGGCTCGTCCGTACAGTCCTATGTGATCCATGCCCGGATTGAACGGGCCCAGCATCTGCTGCTGTATGCGGGGATGAATGTAACGGAGGTGGCCGATGCGCTGGGTTACCGCGATATTTTCTTTTTCAGCCGCCAATTCAAGCAACATACCGGCAAAAGCCCGTCAGAAATCCGCTGA
- a CDS encoding aminotransferase class I/II-fold pyridoxal phosphate-dependent enzyme: MNSLAGQLNESIKAGNEHVYDMLSNLGKAIYFPKEGILSQSAEATAHAKKYNATIGIATEGGMPMHLGVIQDKLSAYSPKDLYGYAPPAGKPELRTVWREKMLRENPSLADKSIGNPIVTNALTHGLSIVADLFTEQGDAIIYPDKNWENYELTFGIRRLGECINYPLFTEDMSFNSAGLLDALLAQKDRGKAIVLLNFPNNPTGYTPGAQEGEEIVAAILKAAEAGINVVVVSDDAYFGLFFEQSLKESLFGRLANLHPRVLAIKIDGATKEEFVWGFRVGFITYASESKELLAALEQKTMGIIRATISSGPHPSQTFVLDALKSPDFAAQKEEKFQIMKGRANKVKALLDSGKYGDAAWTYYPFNSGYFMCLKLHTVNAEALRLHLIHHYGLGTIALGDTDLRIAFSCIEEEQLEDLFDLVYAGVRDLENA, from the coding sequence ATGAATTCACTGGCTGGACAATTGAACGAAAGCATCAAAGCAGGCAACGAACATGTATATGATATGCTCTCCAATCTTGGCAAAGCGATTTATTTCCCGAAGGAGGGCATTCTGAGCCAATCCGCCGAAGCGACAGCTCATGCCAAGAAATACAATGCAACGATCGGAATTGCCACCGAGGGCGGAATGCCGATGCATCTCGGAGTCATTCAGGATAAGCTCTCCGCTTACAGTCCCAAGGATCTGTACGGCTACGCGCCACCTGCGGGCAAGCCCGAGCTGCGCACCGTATGGCGGGAAAAGATGCTGCGCGAGAACCCCTCGCTGGCTGACAAATCCATCGGCAACCCGATCGTAACCAACGCGCTGACGCATGGCCTCAGCATTGTCGCCGACCTGTTCACCGAACAGGGTGATGCCATTATTTATCCGGACAAGAACTGGGAGAACTACGAATTAACCTTCGGAATCCGCCGTTTGGGCGAATGCATCAACTACCCGCTGTTCACCGAGGACATGAGCTTCAACAGCGCCGGCTTGCTGGATGCGCTGCTGGCCCAGAAGGACCGCGGCAAAGCAATTGTACTGCTGAACTTCCCTAACAACCCTACGGGCTACACTCCGGGTGCACAAGAAGGCGAAGAGATCGTTGCCGCCATCCTGAAAGCTGCCGAAGCAGGAATCAATGTCGTGGTTGTCAGCGACGATGCGTATTTCGGACTCTTTTTCGAGCAATCCCTGAAGGAATCGCTGTTTGGCCGCCTGGCGAACCTGCACCCGCGTGTGCTGGCGATCAAGATTGACGGTGCCACGAAAGAGGAGTTCGTCTGGGGCTTCCGGGTCGGCTTCATCACCTATGCTTCCGAGAGCAAAGAGCTGCTGGCCGCATTGGAGCAGAAGACTATGGGTATCATCCGTGCCACGATCTCCAGCGGACCGCATCCTTCCCAGACCTTTGTGCTGGACGCACTGAAATCGCCTGATTTCGCGGCACAGAAGGAAGAGAAGTTCCAGATCATGAAAGGCCGGGCCAATAAGGTCAAAGCGCTGCTGGACAGCGGCAAATACGGCGATGCGGCCTGGACCTATTACCCGTTCAACTCCGGTTACTTCATGTGCCTGAAGCTGCACACCGTGAATGCCGAAGCGCTGCGGCTGCATCTGATTCATCACTATGGCCTGGGCACCATCGCATTGGGCGATACCGATCTGCGCATTGCCTTCTCCTGTATTGAAGAAGAGCAGCTGGAAGACCTGTTCGACCTGGTGTACGCAGGGGTGCGCGATTTGGAGAATGCCTGA
- a CDS encoding YjcZ family sporulation protein: MSEEVRGGYGYGSPFTSTGAILVLFILLVIISRSLFV, translated from the coding sequence ATGAGCGAAGAAGTTAGAGGCGGATACGGATACGGTAGCCCATTCACAAGCACTGGTGCAATTCTGGTACTGTTTATCCTGCTCGTCATCATCAGCCGTTCACTCTTTGTCTAA
- a CDS encoding NAD(P)-dependent alcohol dehydrogenase, with the protein MEEILAIAVKCGVLPETMLAAVMPEPGHIVLEEQPLPVLAADEVLVKVMAVGVCGSDLHYYEHGRIGRFVVEKPIILGHECAGIIAAVGDSVTRVQLGDRVAVEPGVTCGRCTFCKQGRYNLCPDVQFLATPPMDGAFVQYMKIREDMVFAIPDQLSFEEAALNEPFSVGIHAAKRCGLQAGSTVAIMGMGPVGLMAVAAAKAYGASMIIVTDLEDLRLEAAKRMGATHTINIREEEPLARIKELTGGIGADVAWETAGNPKALQAAMYCLRRGGKLAIVGLPAQDEIALNVPFIADNELDIFGIFRYANTYPSGIEFMASGEIDTLSLITDRYPLAQTQEALERAIYNKSGSLKVIVYPNA; encoded by the coding sequence ATGGAGGAAATACTTGCTATAGCAGTGAAGTGCGGTGTTCTGCCGGAGACGATGCTCGCAGCGGTGATGCCTGAGCCTGGCCATATCGTGCTGGAGGAGCAGCCGCTGCCGGTGCTGGCGGCAGACGAGGTGCTGGTGAAGGTTATGGCGGTTGGTGTATGCGGCTCGGATCTGCATTATTATGAGCATGGCCGAATCGGTCGGTTTGTGGTGGAGAAGCCGATCATTCTCGGTCATGAATGTGCTGGGATTATCGCAGCAGTTGGAGACTCAGTTACCCGCGTGCAGCTTGGGGACCGGGTAGCGGTGGAGCCGGGCGTAACCTGCGGCCGCTGCACGTTCTGCAAGCAAGGGCGCTACAATCTCTGCCCGGATGTGCAGTTTCTGGCCACACCGCCTATGGATGGGGCATTCGTGCAGTACATGAAGATCCGCGAGGATATGGTGTTTGCAATTCCTGACCAACTGTCATTCGAGGAGGCAGCGCTCAACGAGCCGTTCTCAGTGGGCATTCATGCTGCGAAACGCTGTGGTCTGCAGGCTGGATCGACTGTAGCAATTATGGGCATGGGCCCCGTCGGGCTAATGGCTGTAGCTGCTGCCAAGGCTTATGGTGCGTCGATGATCATCGTCACCGATCTGGAGGACCTGCGGCTGGAGGCGGCCAAACGGATGGGAGCTACCCATACGATCAATATCCGCGAAGAGGAGCCGTTAGCGCGTATTAAGGAACTCACCGGCGGCATAGGTGCCGATGTGGCCTGGGAGACAGCGGGCAATCCGAAGGCGCTGCAGGCGGCGATGTATTGCTTGCGGCGGGGCGGTAAGTTGGCGATTGTAGGACTGCCAGCGCAGGATGAGATTGCGCTCAATGTGCCCTTTATCGCCGACAATGAGCTGGATATCTTCGGCATCTTCCGCTATGCCAATACGTATCCAAGCGGTATTGAATTCATGGCCTCCGGCGAGATTGATACGCTGTCGCTGATTACTGACCGTTATCCTTTGGCACAAACGCAGGAAGCGCTGGAGCGGGCGATTTATAACAAAAGCGGCAGTCTTAAGGTTATTGTCTATCCCAATGCTTAG
- a CDS encoding response regulator transcription factor, translating into MWRIAIIDDDRQLLQGMKRAIPWKEIDAEWCGEAMNGEEGLHMIERVRPDVIITDIYMPIMNGLDMIERLRGEGYGCKIIILSGYSDFEYARQALRLNVSDYISKPVSIPTMKAILDRTLGQLAEEEGEKLKQNELQQKLELYEPLVEKEWVKSAVAGTSAGICRSEDLPVPYRFWVGTRHVMLGVELVRESRACELGLSDWHLFRFATSNIVCEVALRSFPHFEFTELHGGRSALVIHPPAEMGEEVLQQKLEQLGIQLIDCVRRYLKLVIRVGIGRLKEQWQQIPDSTEEAFRAIDLKERHVAGGYYLYTAAESADGAAYPGAMRPVKFYQELASAIKTSQQTQAQQVIREFTGQLEQAESLSPEYLQMLAGELWGIVAYNLYEVGMVLEDIFPNAHIAKETAGLTEPAQLAEWLTEKITIICSSRQWRGNSKHRQAVDFITQYIHEHYMEEITLGDLTDKVFISRNHLAIIFKNMTGETFNTYLTRVRIEKSKELLLESNLLVYEVAEKVGYKNVPYFSTLFKKHTGMNPTELVK; encoded by the coding sequence ATGTGGAGAATTGCAATCATTGATGATGACCGTCAGCTGCTGCAGGGGATGAAGCGTGCCATTCCCTGGAAGGAGATTGACGCGGAGTGGTGCGGGGAAGCCATGAACGGAGAGGAAGGTTTGCACATGATCGAGCGTGTCCGGCCGGATGTGATCATTACTGATATCTACATGCCGATTATGAATGGTCTGGATATGATCGAGCGGCTGCGGGGTGAAGGTTATGGTTGCAAAATCATTATCCTGAGTGGATATTCCGACTTTGAATATGCCCGCCAGGCGCTCCGCCTGAACGTCAGCGACTATATCTCAAAGCCAGTCAGTATCCCTACAATGAAGGCGATTCTGGATCGGACACTCGGGCAGCTTGCGGAGGAGGAAGGCGAGAAGCTGAAGCAGAACGAGCTGCAGCAGAAGCTGGAGCTGTACGAGCCTCTGGTGGAGAAGGAATGGGTCAAGTCTGCCGTTGCGGGCACTTCCGCCGGAATCTGCCGCAGCGAGGATCTGCCTGTGCCTTACCGCTTCTGGGTCGGCACCCGGCATGTGATGCTTGGCGTAGAGTTGGTACGCGAGAGCCGTGCCTGCGAGCTGGGATTGTCCGATTGGCATCTGTTCCGCTTCGCCACCAGCAATATTGTGTGCGAGGTGGCCTTGCGGTCGTTTCCTCATTTTGAATTTACAGAGCTGCACGGCGGTCGTTCGGCGCTGGTTATTCACCCTCCCGCAGAGATGGGTGAAGAGGTGCTGCAGCAGAAGCTGGAGCAGTTGGGCATTCAATTGATCGACTGTGTGCGCCGGTATCTGAAGCTGGTCATCCGGGTAGGCATCGGGCGGCTGAAGGAGCAGTGGCAGCAGATTCCTGATTCTACAGAGGAGGCTTTCCGGGCGATTGACCTGAAGGAACGCCATGTAGCGGGAGGGTACTATCTCTACACTGCTGCAGAAAGTGCGGACGGCGCCGCCTACCCGGGAGCGATGCGTCCAGTGAAGTTCTATCAGGAGCTGGCTTCGGCGATCAAAACCTCGCAGCAGACCCAGGCCCAGCAAGTAATCCGTGAATTCACCGGCCAGTTGGAACAGGCAGAGTCCTTATCACCGGAATATCTGCAGATGCTGGCCGGCGAGCTATGGGGCATCGTTGCCTACAATCTCTATGAGGTAGGAATGGTACTGGAGGATATATTCCCCAACGCTCATATAGCGAAGGAAACGGCTGGACTTACTGAGCCTGCCCAACTGGCGGAATGGCTCACGGAGAAGATCACAATAATCTGCAGCAGCCGCCAGTGGCGCGGCAACAGCAAACACCGCCAGGCGGTTGATTTCATTACGCAATATATTCATGAGCATTATATGGAGGAGATTACGTTGGGTGATTTGACGGATAAGGTATTTATCTCGCGCAATCACCTGGCAATCATCTTCAAGAACATGACCGGGGAGACCTTCAACACCTATCTGACACGGGTGAGAATCGAGAAATCGAAGGAGCTGCTACTGGAGAGCAATCTGCTGGTTTATGAGGTCGCCGAGAAGGTAGGCTACAAGAATGTGCCTTATTTCAGCACCCTGTTCAAGAAGCATACAGGGATGAATCCGACGGAACTGGTGAAATGA
- a CDS encoding ABC transporter substrate-binding protein, whose product MNNCKRLLTMLLAVSLLLAITGCASKAANEEEGASAEGGPVKLRIMWWGSQERHEATLKVLDMYTQKNPNVTFEPEYSGMDGYLDKLSTQAAARNAPDVIQLDPSWIKDWVSRKQLADLTSTVNVGDIDSKLMPIGQIEGKNYAIPLGFVAEGMIYDKTSLEKLGVSPPNNGWTWDDFFAMADSLKGKLPAGQYFIKNYAGDPFAYSAYQYARGKGQLVTDDGKFNVDQTTFLDWANKFEQMRKEGLVPPADVNTSDKEFDPTGDLLVTNKIIFRLAYSNQFGAWNSMKPDSLAMVTLPKMEEAGGWLKPSMFFGVAESSKHQKEAAKFIEWFVNDPEPGAVLGTKRGAPVNNKVQAAIEADLSADDRTGMELLHATQKDGQTFSPGAPGWTNFIDKDFALVRDELSFGAVTPEEAYKSLEKASQEYVK is encoded by the coding sequence ATGAATAATTGCAAACGCTTACTGACCATGCTGCTGGCTGTGTCGCTGCTGCTGGCGATTACAGGCTGCGCAAGCAAGGCTGCCAACGAGGAGGAGGGTGCCTCAGCCGAAGGTGGTCCGGTTAAACTGCGGATCATGTGGTGGGGCTCCCAGGAACGGCATGAGGCTACGCTGAAAGTTCTTGACATGTATACGCAGAAGAATCCGAACGTAACTTTTGAGCCGGAGTATTCGGGGATGGATGGCTATCTCGATAAATTATCGACTCAGGCTGCGGCACGTAATGCCCCGGATGTGATTCAGCTGGACCCTTCCTGGATCAAGGATTGGGTATCCCGCAAGCAGCTCGCTGACCTGACCTCAACGGTTAATGTGGGGGACATTGATTCGAAGCTGATGCCGATTGGCCAGATCGAAGGCAAGAATTATGCTATTCCACTCGGGTTCGTCGCGGAGGGGATGATTTATGATAAGACCTCGCTGGAGAAGCTTGGAGTTTCGCCGCCGAATAATGGCTGGACCTGGGATGATTTCTTCGCCATGGCTGACTCGCTGAAAGGCAAGCTGCCGGCAGGGCAATATTTCATAAAGAACTACGCGGGTGATCCGTTTGCCTACAGTGCCTATCAATATGCAAGAGGCAAAGGGCAACTGGTTACCGATGACGGCAAGTTCAATGTGGATCAGACTACCTTCCTGGACTGGGCCAATAAGTTCGAGCAGATGCGCAAGGAGGGGTTGGTGCCTCCGGCCGATGTGAACACTTCGGACAAGGAATTTGACCCAACCGGTGATCTGCTGGTGACGAACAAGATTATTTTCCGCTTAGCTTATTCCAATCAGTTCGGCGCTTGGAACAGCATGAAGCCCGATTCGCTGGCGATGGTTACCTTGCCGAAGATGGAGGAAGCGGGGGGGTGGCTGAAGCCTTCGATGTTCTTCGGGGTAGCTGAGTCTTCCAAGCATCAGAAGGAGGCAGCCAAGTTCATTGAATGGTTCGTTAACGATCCCGAGCCGGGAGCCGTACTTGGCACCAAACGTGGTGCGCCGGTGAACAACAAGGTTCAGGCAGCAATTGAAGCCGATCTAAGTGCTGATGACCGGACAGGCATGGAGCTGCTGCATGCAACCCAGAAGGATGGTCAGACCTTCAGTCCTGGCGCTCCTGGCTGGACCAATTTCATAGACAAGGATTTCGCGCTTGTTCGCGATGAGCTGAGCTTCGGGGCGGTTACACCGGAGGAGGCTTACAAGAGTTTGGAGAAAGCTTCGCAAGAGTATGTGAAATAA
- a CDS encoding cache domain-containing sensor histidine kinase, which produces MKSPFKTYKIDNLFFRTFAGFMIIVLGCTVWASYGITSREMVRTNTRYQQQFLDKINKELASRLVTIEQVSLSTSRNNDLVEFLGNKSEGFDRYQESQKITQSLANLTYSIPIIQSIDLYMQEPLSGDSRSYIQFRRLGEEDKQAWYPAISQTDFAWSREHQLPGLQGEVPVLSFARKLIYDNKYLGILVIHIKSDMLKNTLAGDTVAVNRMMLDGGGKPLLSIGEAPRPEQLSEWITGKNGSAGFSRIHQGFGGKDSLFVYSVLPDYNWTLVEVTPWSQIIAGSVRLAQVIGMIGVAAVLLMLLLAHRLSRQFTFPIKLLVGAMSTYSVNGRSSELPDDYTNEFGAMFAGYRKQNERIEELYQSLQERYEQLRKAEIEALQANINPHFLYNTLDQLNWMAISAGQHEMSRILELMGRMFRIGLSNGESLITVEEELTHIQCYLEIQQLRYENNIHYVIDAPAEVQQLYLPKMLLQPFVENAVVHGFSGRSGGHIGISIGCVNCQLLLVIEDDGVGLGQLVPAVSGRRTGGYGIRNVRERIAVNFGPGYGVAIQERLEGGTRAEITLPLLPERPGQETAEPFKTAKDRTIL; this is translated from the coding sequence ATGAAAAGTCCGTTCAAAACCTACAAGATTGACAATCTGTTCTTCCGCACCTTTGCCGGATTTATGATTATTGTGCTTGGCTGCACGGTATGGGCCAGCTACGGGATTACCTCCCGGGAGATGGTGCGCACGAATACCCGTTACCAGCAGCAATTTCTCGACAAAATCAACAAGGAATTGGCCAGCCGGCTGGTGACCATCGAACAGGTGTCGCTGTCGACCTCGCGCAATAATGATCTGGTAGAATTCCTGGGGAACAAAAGCGAAGGCTTCGACCGCTATCAGGAATCGCAGAAAATCACCCAATCGCTGGCTAATCTGACTTATTCCATCCCGATTATCCAGAGCATTGATCTCTATATGCAGGAGCCGCTGAGCGGCGATTCCCGCAGTTATATCCAGTTCCGCAGGCTCGGTGAAGAGGACAAACAGGCTTGGTATCCGGCTATAAGCCAGACGGATTTCGCCTGGTCGCGCGAGCATCAGCTGCCAGGTCTTCAGGGGGAGGTGCCTGTGCTCAGCTTCGCGCGCAAGCTGATATATGACAATAAATACCTGGGGATTCTGGTGATCCATATTAAATCTGATATGCTCAAGAACACGCTTGCCGGAGACACCGTTGCGGTCAACCGCATGATGCTCGACGGGGGGGGCAAACCGCTGCTGAGCATTGGCGAAGCGCCTAGACCGGAGCAGTTGTCAGAGTGGATAACAGGCAAAAATGGATCAGCGGGCTTCTCCAGAATCCACCAGGGCTTCGGGGGCAAGGATTCGCTGTTTGTGTACTCTGTGCTGCCTGACTACAACTGGACGTTGGTGGAGGTTACGCCGTGGAGCCAGATTATCGCTGGCAGTGTCAGGCTGGCTCAGGTCATAGGCATGATCGGAGTGGCTGCCGTGCTGCTGATGCTGCTGCTGGCGCATCGGCTGAGTAGACAGTTTACTTTCCCGATCAAGCTGCTGGTGGGAGCGATGAGCACCTATTCGGTCAACGGGCGGAGCAGTGAGCTGCCTGACGACTATACGAATGAATTCGGAGCGATGTTCGCTGGCTACCGCAAGCAGAACGAGCGGATCGAGGAGTTGTACCAATCACTGCAGGAGCGATACGAGCAGCTGCGAAAGGCAGAGATTGAAGCACTGCAGGCCAATATCAACCCTCATTTTCTATACAATACGCTGGATCAGCTGAACTGGATGGCGATTTCCGCCGGACAGCATGAGATGAGCCGGATTCTGGAGCTAATGGGGCGGATGTTCCGCATCGGGCTCTCCAACGGGGAATCGCTGATTACCGTAGAAGAGGAGCTGACTCATATCCAGTGTTACCTGGAGATCCAGCAATTGCGATATGAGAACAACATCCATTATGTGATCGATGCGCCTGCCGAGGTGCAGCAGCTGTATCTGCCGAAGATGCTGCTGCAGCCTTTTGTGGAGAATGCGGTGGTGCATGGCTTCAGCGGCCGGAGTGGCGGGCATATCGGTATCTCCATCGGGTGTGTGAACTGTCAACTGCTGCTGGTAATTGAGGATGACGGAGTGGGCTTGGGCCAACTGGTGCCTGCTGTAAGCGGACGGCGGACCGGGGGTTATGGCATCCGCAATGTACGGGAGCGGATCGCCGTTAACTTCGGTCCCGGCTATGGTGTCGCCATTCAAGAACGGCTGGAGGGGGGAACCCGTGCTGAGATTACGCTCCCGCTGCTGCCCGAGCGCCCCGGCCAAGAGACGGCGGAGCCCTTCAAGACGGCAAAAGATCGGACAATTTTATAA
- a CDS encoding carbohydrate ABC transporter permease, translating to MMRIKWKQVSRHAAMIVFSLVMIYPVIWWIGASLKSNAELSSPNIFPAVPQWSNFTKGWNSVPGYSFTHFYLNTFTLEIAVLVATLISCTLVAFGFGRLDFPLKKFWFSLLMVTLMLPGQVLIIPQYAMFHQMGWVNTYLPFIIPHLLAGGAGGTFFVFLLIQFVRGIPKELDESAKIDGCSWFGIFWRIVLPLTKPAVVTVMIFCFLWNWDDFLGHLLYINSVDKYTVGLALRMINDSQAGQEWGQLLAMSLVSIMPATVIFMLLQKYFVEGIATTGIKG from the coding sequence ATGATGCGCATCAAGTGGAAGCAGGTCAGCCGTCATGCGGCGATGATTGTGTTCAGTCTGGTGATGATTTATCCGGTCATCTGGTGGATCGGGGCTTCGCTCAAAAGTAATGCCGAGCTGAGCTCGCCGAATATTTTCCCCGCTGTGCCGCAATGGAGCAATTTCACTAAGGGCTGGAACTCCGTGCCAGGCTACTCATTTACCCATTTCTATCTGAATACGTTCACACTGGAGATTGCGGTGCTGGTGGCGACGCTTATCTCCTGTACACTGGTAGCGTTTGGCTTCGGACGGCTTGATTTTCCGCTGAAGAAGTTCTGGTTCTCGCTGCTGATGGTCACGCTGATGCTGCCCGGACAAGTGCTGATCATTCCGCAATACGCGATGTTCCACCAGATGGGCTGGGTCAATACGTATCTGCCGTTTATCATTCCGCATCTGCTTGCCGGAGGCGCGGGAGGCACCTTCTTCGTCTTTCTGCTGATTCAGTTCGTGCGCGGCATTCCGAAGGAACTGGATGAGTCGGCCAAAATCGACGGTTGCAGCTGGTTCGGCATCTTCTGGCGGATTGTGCTGCCGCTGACCAAACCTGCCGTAGTGACGGTGATGATCTTCTGCTTCCTCTGGAACTGGGATGACTTCCTCGGCCACCTCCTCTACATCAACTCAGTGGATAAATACACCGTCGGGCTGGCGCTGCGGATGATCAATGATTCCCAGGCCGGGCAGGAATGGGGCCAACTGCTGGCGATGTCACTGGTGTCAATAATGCCTGCCACGGTGATATTTATGCTGCTGCAGAAGTATTTTGTCGAGGGGATTGCCACAACTGGAATAAAGGGATAA
- a CDS encoding carbohydrate ABC transporter permease, which translates to MKRFLSRWDAPVAGYLFIAPWLIGFLWLTAYPMLLSLYYSFTDYTLMESIDWVGFKNYIKMFTNDAKFVQSVKVTFLYVLASVPLKLVAALFVAVILNKAVKGISAYRTAIYFPSLIGGSIAVSLLWSNMFGVDGFFNKLLDLVGIQGIGWITNPGTALGSLILLNTWQFGSAMVIFLAGLKQIPKDLYEASSVDGASRWTQFRSITLPMLSPTLYFNLIMGVISAFQMFTSAFVITRGGPMNSTYVYALYLYEQAFNRYQLGYASALAWVMLIMIVVVTALISGSSKYWVFYETDMGGKK; encoded by the coding sequence ATGAAACGTTTCTTAAGCCGGTGGGACGCCCCCGTAGCCGGATATTTGTTTATTGCACCCTGGCTGATCGGCTTTCTGTGGCTGACCGCGTATCCCATGCTTTTGTCACTGTATTATTCCTTTACGGATTACACCTTGATGGAGTCAATCGACTGGGTGGGATTCAAGAATTATATCAAAATGTTCACCAATGACGCCAAGTTCGTGCAATCAGTGAAGGTAACCTTTCTGTACGTGCTGGCCTCGGTGCCGCTCAAGCTGGTGGCTGCCCTGTTCGTGGCTGTTATTCTGAACAAAGCCGTCAAAGGGATCTCGGCCTACCGTACAGCGATTTATTTCCCTTCCCTGATCGGAGGCAGCATTGCCGTCTCCTTGCTGTGGAGCAACATGTTCGGCGTAGATGGCTTCTTCAACAAACTGCTGGACCTGGTCGGTATTCAGGGCATCGGCTGGATCACCAACCCGGGGACGGCACTCGGATCGCTGATTCTGCTGAATACGTGGCAGTTCGGATCAGCAATGGTTATTTTTTTGGCCGGACTCAAGCAGATTCCCAAGGATCTATATGAAGCTTCTTCAGTGGACGGAGCCAGCCGCTGGACCCAGTTCCGGTCAATCACACTGCCGATGCTCTCGCCAACGCTGTATTTCAACCTCATTATGGGCGTTATCAGTGCCTTCCAGATGTTTACCTCTGCCTTCGTAATCACACGTGGAGGACCGATGAATTCGACTTATGTCTATGCACTCTACCTATACGAGCAAGCGTTCAACCGCTATCAGCTGGGGTATGCTTCAGCACTTGCCTGGGTCATGCTGATCATGATTGTTGTGGTTACCGCACTTATCTCAGGCAGCTCGAAATATTGGGTATTCTATGAAACGGATATGGGAGGGAAGAAATGA